In one Caballeronia sp. M1242 genomic region, the following are encoded:
- the selB gene encoding selenocysteine-specific translation elongation factor yields MIVGTAGHIDHGKTTLVRALSGVDTDRLKEEKARGISIELGYAYVPLADGGMLGFIDVPGHEKLVHTMAAGASGIDFALVVIAADDGVMPQTREHLAILELLGVTTGAVALTKTDRVDESRVRDVHAQIRTLLAPTPLCDAPIFDTNATAPDDPGVAALNAHLRDAAAHWRARRDDGFFRLAVDRVFMLSGQGTIATGTAFAGRVSVGDVLALAPRESASDVRVRSIHAQNRPAEAGHAGERCALNLAGIEKDAVARGDWIVDARIAKASERLDVELTLLADAGLTLAHWTPLHVHLGTTHRVAHVALLEADTLAAGQSARVQLVFDQPVCALPGDRFIVRNAQASRTVGGGRVLDPFAPARKRRTPQRRAWLDALAAWLDTHRADALFDQSTHGLPRSLVEHLCGRPAETVALPDGLRRVPLPDDTLFIAAAHWDALATRLTNALAAFHERFPDEQGPDAARLRRMGAPLASDALWRALIDDAVARGTVARSGPWLHLPSHTVALDAAEESLAQAVLASIERGRFDPPWVRDLAREHGAQEDDMRRLLRKLARRGDVFQVVRDLFYSCAAIAELARLAAEHARTRNGAASGIGAAEFRDASGLGRKRAIQVLEFFDRVGYTRFHRDLHLLRTDSRWHEPV; encoded by the coding sequence ATCGATCACGGCAAGACGACGCTCGTGCGCGCGCTGTCGGGCGTGGATACCGACCGTCTGAAGGAAGAAAAGGCACGCGGCATTTCCATCGAACTCGGCTACGCGTACGTGCCGCTCGCGGATGGCGGCATGCTCGGCTTCATCGACGTGCCGGGCCACGAAAAGCTCGTGCATACGATGGCGGCGGGGGCGAGCGGCATCGACTTCGCGCTCGTCGTGATCGCGGCCGACGACGGCGTGATGCCGCAGACGCGCGAGCATCTGGCGATTCTCGAACTGCTCGGCGTGACGACGGGCGCGGTGGCCCTCACCAAAACCGATCGCGTCGACGAAAGCCGCGTGCGCGACGTTCACGCGCAGATCAGAACGTTGCTCGCGCCGACGCCGCTGTGCGACGCGCCAATCTTCGACACTAACGCCACCGCCCCCGACGATCCCGGCGTGGCCGCGCTCAACGCGCATCTTCGCGATGCCGCCGCGCACTGGCGCGCGCGGCGCGACGATGGCTTCTTCCGCCTCGCGGTCGATCGCGTGTTCATGCTGTCGGGGCAAGGCACGATCGCGACGGGCACGGCGTTCGCGGGCCGCGTGAGCGTCGGCGACGTGCTCGCGCTCGCCCCGCGCGAATCGGCGAGCGACGTGCGCGTGCGCAGCATTCACGCGCAGAATCGCCCAGCGGAGGCGGGCCACGCGGGCGAGCGTTGCGCGCTGAATCTCGCCGGCATCGAGAAAGATGCGGTCGCACGCGGCGACTGGATCGTGGATGCGCGCATCGCGAAGGCGTCGGAGCGGCTCGACGTCGAACTGACGTTGCTCGCCGATGCCGGACTCACGCTCGCGCACTGGACGCCGCTGCATGTGCATCTGGGCACGACGCATCGCGTGGCGCACGTCGCGTTGCTGGAAGCGGACACGCTCGCGGCGGGACAATCGGCGCGCGTGCAGCTCGTCTTCGATCAACCAGTATGCGCGCTGCCGGGCGATCGCTTCATCGTGCGCAATGCGCAGGCGAGCCGCACGGTAGGCGGCGGCCGCGTGCTCGATCCATTCGCGCCCGCCCGCAAGCGGCGCACGCCGCAGCGCCGCGCGTGGCTCGACGCGCTGGCCGCCTGGCTCGATACGCATCGCGCCGATGCGCTTTTCGACCAGTCGACGCACGGCCTGCCGCGCTCGCTCGTGGAGCATCTGTGCGGGCGGCCGGCGGAAACGGTCGCGCTCCCGGACGGCTTGCGCCGCGTGCCTCTGCCCGACGACACGCTCTTCATTGCCGCCGCGCATTGGGACGCGCTCGCCACGCGTCTCACGAACGCGCTCGCCGCTTTCCACGAACGCTTTCCCGACGAGCAAGGTCCCGACGCCGCGCGTCTGCGCCGCATGGGCGCGCCCCTCGCATCGGATGCGCTGTGGCGCGCCCTGATCGACGACGCCGTGGCGCGCGGAACCGTCGCGCGCAGCGGGCCGTGGCTGCATCTGCCGTCGCATACGGTCGCGCTCGATGCCGCCGAAGAATCGCTCGCGCAGGCGGTGCTCGCGTCGATCGAACGCGGACGTTTCGATCCGCCGTGGGTGCGCGACCTCGCGCGTGAACACGGCGCGCAGGAAGACGACATGCGGCGCCTCCTGCGCAAGCTCGCGCGGCGTGGCGACGTGTTCCAAGTAGTGCGCGATCTCTTCTATTCGTGCGCTGCCATCGCCGAGCTCGCGCGGCTCGCCGCCGAACACGCCCGCACGCGCAACGGTGCGGCGAGCGGCATAGGCGCAGCGGAGTTTCGCGATGCAAGCGGCCTCGGCCGCAAACGCGCGATTCAGGTTTTGGAGTTCTTCGACCGGGTTGGTTACACTCGCTTTCATCGCGACCTGCACCTGTTGCGCACCGACAGCCGCTGGCACGAGCCGGTCTGA